The Carassius carassius chromosome 31, fCarCar2.1, whole genome shotgun sequence genome includes a region encoding these proteins:
- the mbip gene encoding MAP3K12-binding inhibitory protein 1 has product MLYRSGSMMAADGDRRDACAENKQEQRSRQISHHGRPRDVFRDCVGSIIQSLAEFGAKLKMGDKVLSINVNNVNISELQPSHVYTCLQQHISKLQSVSENLKQMVESEGHSNPGSTDIKETADTSEQMVAGAEHPTSDHCIVHEDQNKTQIDDNVQIKADKSEIERRISAFIERKQLEINENNVREFCNVIDCNQEDSCARTDAVFTPYPGFKSHVKVTRVINTYGPQTRGTRTELADQQQGSMSRDCGNPAVEERLQNMESHLKLPPVGPVPQSVYQRLKKLEDRILELEGLSPEYFHSTNYSHKRLKASVSQSYSLAELDGKISAVKAALMKKSSEFQPTDAGEFSF; this is encoded by the exons ATGTTATACAGGAGCGGAAGTATGATGGCGGCGGACGGAGACAGACGCGATGCGTGTGCTGAAAATAAACAGGAGCAGCGAAGCAGACAGATTTCACATCACGGGAGACCCCGGGATGTGTTCAGAGACTGCGTTGGCTCCATAATCCAGTCCCTCGCGGAGTTTGGCGCAAAG TTAAAAATGGGTGACAAAGTGTTGAGCATCAATGTCAACAATGTAAACATCTCTGAACTTCAGCCATCTCATGTGTACACATGTTTGCAACAGCACATCTCCAAACTACAG TCAGTCTCTGAAAATCTGAAGCAAATGGTGGAGTCTGAAGGCCACTCCAACCCGGGCAGCACGGACATTAAAGAAACCGCAGACACATCTGAGCAGATGGTGGCTGGCGCAGAGCATCCTACATCTGACCACTGCATTGTCCATGAGGATCAGAACAAGACTCAAATCGATGATAATGTACAGATAAAGGCTGATAAATCTGAG ATTGAACGTAGGATATCTGCATTTATAGAGCGCAAACAGCTGGAGATCAATGAAAACAATGTGAGGGAGTTTTGCAACGTGATCGACTGCAATCAGG AAGACAGCTGTGCAAGAACTGATGCAGTATTCACACCATATCCTGGTTTCAAGAGTCATGTCAAAG TGACGCGTGTTATAAACACATATGGACCTCAAACCAGAGGGACACGCACTGAGCTGGCAGACCAGCAGCAGGGATCCATGAGCAgagactgtggaaaccctgctgTTGAGGAGAGGCTCCAGAACATGGAATCTCACCTTAAACTTCCACCAG TAGGTCCAGTTCCTCAAAGCGTTTATCAGCGGCTAAAGAAACTTGAAGATCGAATTCTGGAGCTTGAGGGTCTTTCCCCAGAGTACTTCCACTCCACG aATTACTCACACAAACGACTTAAAGCTTCGGTGTCACAG AGCTACAGTCTCGCTGAGCTGGATGGGAAGATCAGTGCCGTCAAAGCTGCCTTGATGAAGAAATCCAGTGAGTTCCAACCCACAGACGCAGGGGAGTTTTCATTCTGA